The sequence CATAGCACCTGAGACCTTATACTCTGATAATCAAGCCTATGTTTGACTGTGTTTGATTGAGATAGAACTCAATCAAATCAGTGTTAGATGtcctttttttctcatattaGTTTGCTTTATCAAAAACACTATTATAGATTGTTCAGAAGCTTAAACACTAccttacaattaattttttacaGTTATATTAGCaacacaaaatacaaattaaaatatgtaatcaatattgatggaagaaaaaaatatttggttccaagtcttaaagttaactttaagaaaatatacagttttgagtttttttgttgttgttgttgctgttttcaaGAAACAAACCTGTAATTTAGATTTATTCTCTTCAAGTAGGGTGGGATCCCGCCTCTGGTCAGCCTCCAGATGGTCACGGGTTCCATTTCTGGGTTCACCAGGATCCTACAGAGTTGATTGGACATGTTACCAATTTGCTCCAAAGGAAGCAGCTGTCCTGTCACTTCCCCTTCAAAGAGTCCTTTTTCAATGCCAGAAATTACTTCTGTAAGCCAAGGCAAAAGCTTTCCTTGAAGTCAATGGTATCTTTCCAGatgttaaaaattacatttgcaCAGTTACATATGATACTGTATAAACCAGTTCTTTTAAGTGCTAAGGAAAATTGATTTCATACATTTTAATACAAGACTGCTGGAGGTccttacagaaatacaaaggctAAAGTGAAAGCAGTGAGGAGCAACCCTGTGAGTTTGCATCCACTATTCCTTATGCCCTAGGGACTCCTGGTATGGCTAACCAAGACCTTTAAGTAACATTCACATGTTTGAGGCACAGACTACTCCAGAAGGGTGAGGTTTGCAAGAAATGGTAGAGCCAGCACCTCCAACATTTCTCGGTAATTAGGGATTGCAGCAATGGTGGGTCCCCAAAAGAGGATGGGGACTGGGAAACCCAATGGATCTGAGAGAAAAGATGTGGCTGATATAGGAGTATTTACTCAGAAAATTGTCCTAGATATTCACATGTACAAACACTCCTAATGTTTGCTGATAAACCTTTACATTAGGTTAACAATTAAAATGAACAAGGACATTCAATGGTGACATATTGGTCTCTGATCATTGATTAACATTAACTGAGATGGACCTGACCTTCTCCTTCAACCATAACATGGATTTCCAACTTGCATTTGAAATGTCATACTGTCTACCAGCTGAACGGAGTCTGACAAATCAGCTCAATATAGGATCCAGGAAAGTTGATTAACACACCGATAGATGCTTCGTTTGCTCTGAGGCGCACTACCAGAACCTTCAATTCCCAAGGTTTCCACTGATAGGTACTGTTTATTTTAACAGAGGACatgataaaacagaaatattttggtATAAAAACCTAAGACCTCAATTTCTCCAAGTTAATAAATTCACATATAGTAACAAGATGTGTCATTAGAATCACTATTATCCctttagaaattaattttattccaAAGTCTTCAGTGCAAGCATATGTGCAGCACTTACTCCAGGAGCCAAATCAAGGCTTAAGCAAATCACCACAAGTCATGGCACCCCCAGAAGGTATTGTGAGTTCATTCCCCAAACCCCAGTGGGACACCATGCTGGCTGGCTATCTGTGCACCCACCACTCAGCACCCAGCAGCCTTCTTTCTAGCAGGATGCCGACTCCGTTCGGGGGCTCCCATGTTTCTGTCCGGTTCACCATGTTCAACCCATGAATGCATGCTGTGACTGTGGCCAGcaagagagaggcaggaggagaggacAGGAAGGTGGTTCCCCGCCTGGGGTGTCCTTGTTCTTCAAAAGAGACAAGTGGGAAGACACAGGCCCCGCCTTCCACCAGGCATTTCATGCTGACAAGAGCCACCATGGCCGAGGGGAACGGTGGGCAGATCAGCACCAAAGGGATGGAGTCCACCTGCCCAGACGCCACCCAACCACAGCGCTTCTTCCTGTTGTCTTGTGCAAGAGAACATATTCCTCACGGTTCTTGGAGATTTTtgtctcctttcccttcttttgtgACAGGAAGCATCCTAACTAATCCCACTAGGACCCTGGAGTCAAGCCGCAAATTCAAGGGCTCTGCCCTCCCACATCATAAAACAAAGGCCCCAACTTGAACCCTTTTAAAGCAGCAACTGAAAAGCCCCAGCCTGGAggaatctgttcttttttttttttccccccacctcTGTGTATGATAAAGAAGTCCAAATACTATCACATCCCCACCAAGGTAAATGTGGTCACATCCTTCTACTTAACACCTGCAACTTCTGCACTCTAGGTAACAAGGTTGACAATAATgagttttcttgctatttttttaGCAACAAACCAGCAGAAGAGGATATCACCTCATTTCTTACTAATCACAGATAACCAACCCCTACACATTTTAtgtttgagttttaaaatgttttattttgctttattagaGCAGGCCTAAGGGGTAAGGGAAGTGATAAGTTAATCACTGAAATCCAATTATAAACTGTATGAACAGAGAAACAATTGGTATTTAGGCCCTGAAGACCGTGAGATTGAGGAGATTATCCATCACAGCACATGATAACCACACAGTGCTATCCCAATGACTGTTATGACCACAGACCCCTCCCTCATTTTAACCCTCCATTCTGCCCCCTACCTGTGGAAGAGCCCAACTTAAAGCGGTCTGAGTGGAAGCTCAGTAGAAACTAGGACAGCTCAGGAACCTCCAGCTACAAGAGGCTGACCAAAGCTTCTGGAGAAACCTGAAGAAATAAACCATGGGTCCCCCCTCACTCCAGCTTTGGGGTCGTCGTCTCACAAGGGGCTGGTTCCACCCACAGGAGGAAAGGGGTCACTGGTGCTTTTTCAAAAGCTCTCCTCTGAGAAACAGGGTGCCAGGACCAGCACTGGAGCACCCATGTGTGCCAGAGCGCCTACCAAACGGGGGGCTTGTGTGATGGCTGCTCTCAGAGGCCTCGTCCACTTGAAATTCCAGGAACTGCCTGAATTCACCCTCCACTATTATTAAAAGATGTCAATGTCTGTTAGCAGTGACACAGAGCATTTACATGGTTGATCTCCCCAAAGAACAAGTTCTTGTCATCTCTGGAGAAGAGGGAAGGTACTTTCTGGTACCCACCCATCTTCATGGGAGCACGTCGGCACTATCAATCACCTGATTGATTGGTTGACTAGTTATCCAAAGCATGAccttaagaataaaatgaaatttgcCATTTATCATCTCTGCTGGGATATATTAATAAGAGAAAATGCTGCTTTGTGATTTCTGTCACATCCTCGGTGGCTGAGGGATAGGGCAAATACTTACTGTGCTTTGTAATATCCTGGCCACAAAGAGCTCATTCTGAGATGATGAGGCCGACAGAGTGATCTGATTgtcagaggcagagctgggatctgaaatGGACACTTCATTTAGACCTGCTGTTGGCTTGCTCTCGGGTTCATTCACGGAGTCAAGCTGTGCAGCTCTCAGTGCAGCTGATAATACCTGAACTTGAGCTGTAGGAAGAGAAGTTTCAAGAAATTTAACAACTTTATTTGGTTTGTGGGGTTTTATTTCAGAGAAGTCTTCAAAACAACACAGTCTGCACTAAGCTACATGGTGTGGGTGTACTACACTGACACGTATCTGTTCTGAAGTGACAATGCTCTGCAGTCTCAAGACAAGCTCTCAGCAAGGTGGTGATATTTCCGGCCATTAATAATAACTACTCCAACTAAATGCCAGCCACGCACAGAACATCAAACCTGAACTTGAAAAGTCTCAATTCGGAAAAACCCGAGTGACTCCACCACATTTTAGAGAAAGACAGCATGGTATCACTGAACAAGGATGACTGGGAGGTCGCTCAACTCAGTGAAGGGTATCCTGCTCCCCCATTTATAAAGCAGGATGGCTactctctcacatacacatacacacatgtggacacacacacccatgcatgAATACATCCATTTACACACAGATGAGTAATGCTCTCACTCACCAAGCCCCAAAGGCTGCCGATTCTTTCTGTCCAGAGTATGACAGTTTGAGATTCTCTGAACAGTAAAGATAACATATTTCACATACCTTTCTGTAAAAACAAACTGGATGTTTTAatgtccccagcctcccaaaagacacacacacacacacacattacttcCTGCATCCTGCTTCTATTAGTTAAATTTGGTGGACTCCAAGATTCATCAAAACACTGAGAGCTTGTAGCTGGCTCTGTGCTGTGCCCAGGACAGGTTCCACCACTCCAGTGCTACACACCAGGCCCTTCCCAATAGGTCTAGTGACATCTCCTGCCTGCCATGGCCAGTTCACAAATAAAATGCATCACTTATTTCTGGATCTTCTGGGATCATAGATCCCTTTGAGCTCTGAAGAAAAGCTCTATGGGCCTTTTCTTACAAAGAAATTAAGTATGCACAAACATGCAAGATTTTACAAGTAATGATTTTAGGGAACTGAAAGAACCCTCTGAAACTCATCCCCTGACTTCTCTGAATGGTGGGTTCTCAGTCAATCTCTAAAGACCAGGCCAACTGTCACCTGCTATGTGAGGTCTCTCCCAGACATTTCCTCTACACATCACATCCCCTCTGCTCCCAGCCCTCGCCATGCCCCACAGGGTGGCTGCCCGCACAATCCCCTTAACCACGCCACAGGGGCCTCGGGGGCCGATCATCACTGCCCAGCCCCCAGACCAGGTCTCACACCGGGGATTAAGGCAGCTCAGTCGTGTGTTTTCCAAAAACAGGCTTTTGTCTATAGCTATCAGAAGTGATATGTTACATGTGCCCATTCCTTCAGCAAACATTGATTTAGTTTCCTTCATAAATTTAAGGATAAAGAATAATCACACGGCTAACTGAATTTTCACAGTTCCCTTCCTGAAAGCTTCACAAATCTCTGCCCAGCAACAGCAGCAAGTGCTGTTTCTTCCAATTTCTCCAACTCAAGGAAGAATACAAATATAGCACTGTGCAGAGAAGGAAGATCACGATAATGGGATATGGATTGTGAGGTCCGGATCCCTGATCAGATGCTCAGTGGGAGCACGagtcataaaatgaaaaatacaccaCAGAAGTAGTTGTGCCTTTCCTTCCTGTACAAAGACAAGAACCTTTAAGTTTAGCTAAGGGCTGCGTTAATAGGCTCCAAAAGGAGGCCATCCTTGGCTATTCATAACTAGAAAGGGCATTCTATGTGGGAGATGATGTAACAGCGTGTCTAAGGAGCTAACAAAATTTCCCCTGCTACAGATATGCCCACAAACTACCCACTTTCCTATTAGAACTGACTTCAGACTCTGTGCAGGTCCATCTGCAAAATTAGAAAGCACAATCATTGCACAGGTACCTGCACAGAGGTATTTCTGACTTTTCAAGCGGTACTGAGACTGAACAAGTCTCTCCTCTCAATGTGTGCGCCGTGTAAATAAATACAGGTCCACACACACGCGCGTCAGTACACAGGCCTGGGGAAGAAGGAAGTGGCGAAATGCAACACACGACACAGAAACATCCCATCTTCTCTTTAATGACAATGAACAACATTTACCTTGAACATCCGGATCATTCATCAGATGCTCCTGCAAACTATCAAGGACTTTCTGAATCTCACTCCGGGCCACACAGTTGTTGTGCACAACGCCAGGTCTGCTGCAGTAATCCTCCTGAGGCCCAGCCTCGCTCAGAAGTAGCTCTAAGTCCTTGCTTATGTCAGGGAGAGGAGTTCGCCAATAAAGAAAATGACTGAACACATCCTCAGAGTTCCCTGGGCAGGCCCAGGAATCTGATCCAGGGTAGCTGCTGATGGGGAAGTCGCTATTGTCAGAAAGCTTTGAGAAGGCGCTGGTCTCTGGGGAAAGCCCGGTCAGCTCAGCTCCAGCCGACACACAGCTTTCCACAGGGTTTTCCGCTGGGCCGTCAGGGGAGCTACCCATGTGCGGGAAATTGCTGGTTTTCGCTGAGGTCCCTTCCACGGGTAGCTCTGGCTCCCTCTGCACAGGCTTTGCTGAACTAGTTAAACTGAGGGAAGCAAACTTTTAATACTGTGTAATAGACTGAAAGTCACAGGGAAAAACATGAGAACCACATCCTCACCCAGTCCTCCACTTCCTAGCTGACCACTTGCCCCTCTTTGTGTCTCCTGGTGTCAGCAGACTAAAATCTCACGAAAGGATGAGAGGTTTAGTCAACCCCCACTGCCCCGCCGGGAGTATGATGGGCACTGAAAACACCACCTGAAGGTTCAGCCAGTCTTGCCACTACATTCCAGGGCTAAGCCAGCCTAGACTTCTGCTGCAGCACCTTTGGTACATTTCATCCATTTCCTGCTCATGAGTACTTCCACCAGGGGGCAggcattagaaaataaaaggcGCTGAAACTGGTAAGAGCTGGCAATTTGTTAACCACCTTGAGGTCTTGAGGAAGACACTGCCCATGGGCCTGCCATACAGCAGGAGCTCAAGGAACTCTGATAGAGGAGGGATAAAGGGAGGATGGGCCAACCTCAGAAGGATTTGTATTCTGTGAGGCATCAGTTACCCACTCTCACACACCTGCATGCTAACAATGGAGAGACGTTTACAAACAACCTCAAAGAGGATGGTTAGTGTATACACATCAGCCTCAGAGGAAAGACATGACAAAGTCAAGATCCAGCGCCATACTAGCAAACACTGCAGGGTCTACCACTGTTGGTCAGGAGTGCCGCCTTTATGTACACGCAACCTAACCTCCAAAAAAGTACATTTGGAAGACTTCACATTTTTCCCTAGGTAAATTACCCAGACAACTTAATTAAtcaaaaagtaagagaaaattttctttataggttTTTTAATCACTAATCTCAATGCGTATTTTATCTAAATTTAGGAGACACAATAGCTTCATTATTTATAACCCAGTAGTCATGTTTCAAAATCATTATTGCAATTACTTTTTGCTTCTTTACATAATTAAAGCTCTAATATTCCATCTTGCCCAGAAGGTCACTACTAAAACTCGAGACAAGATAATTGATGAAATTTTAGGTGGGTGCTTAAGGTACATCGAGGGTCCTGGTGGTGACCCTAGCCAAAGCTTACCTGGCAGGGGAAGTGTTAACACCACTGCTGGGAGCGGGTGAGCCAGAGGCAAAACCAGAGTCGAAATCCTGGGTGAGAGGCCGGATGCTCAGGGTGCCATCCTCTCGAAGATAAAGGCCAGCCCTGGAGGGGTTTGCAAAGGTGGAAATGAAGGGGCCGAGGGACTGGAAGGCAGCCTGGCGCACCTGGAACCAGAGAGAACACTGCAGTGAATGAATGCAGCATCGGCCAGCGGTGGTGGCCAGGCCTGAGTCCAGGCTGAAACACGTGGTTGGACATCACACAAGCTACTCTCCAGCACATTACATCTATGGACATTTACTGCTTTCACATTACATCTATGAAGATTTACTGCTTTCACATTACATCTCTGGAGATTTACTGCTTTCCAAATCATTTCCTAAATTCCAAATACTATTATTCAACAGAAAGTAAGGAAAAATTTAGCCCCATTATACTGTATTCATTCTTccagaatattaattttatataaataatacattttgtatCAAGTATTTGAACAGGCCTTATTAATCATTACAGACACGTTTATGATAGCAACAGAAAAAGTAACAGTTTAGTTacatagttttttctttctcaattatgATTTTCATGATATTCATTCACTGTAAATGGTATGGTATACCTCACCTTCTTAATTCACCCCAAGTTTTTGAGATTTTAGTTTCCCTGAGACCTCACACAGTGTAAATGTGAATATGGCAATCAGTAACTGAAGGGACAAAATACAAAGTTACGAGTCCAGAAGTGAATCCCAGCCTGGAAGCCAGACGTAGCTGGACAGTTGGTCAACACAGGCCAGTTGTCTGGACAGGGCTGCTGGCACTCACCCATCGGCAGGGGTCGCTGACAAGTCTGATGAAGAGCGGGGAGAGCTGGGTTCTGCGGACCCCAGGGGAGGAGCTGTGTGACACAGCCGTGAAGCACTCCGCACAGGCTTTCCGCATGCCCCAAACAGCATCAGAGCAGAGCTCAAAGAACTTTGGGAtctgccaaaacaaacaaaaagagtgcTACTCCAATTGGAGGCCCTGAGGAAGAGCAGAACCTgtttgggttgtttgtttgtttgtttttgtgaaacagagtctcgctctgtcgcccaggctggagtgcagtggtgtgatctcggctcactgcaacctctgcctcccaggttcaagcgattcttctgcctcagcctccagagaagctgggattacaggcatgtgccaccacatccggctaattttttttatgtttagtagagatggggtttctccacgttggccaggctggtctcgaactcctggcctcacgtgacctgcccgcctcggcctcccaaagtgctggaacctATTTTAATGAAGTAGTGAAGGCATATGCAGAAATTAAtgacaaggaaaaggaaaatacataCTGGTCTAAAAGGAATCATTTGAAACAAACAGATATTATAAGAAGTGGAAATTAACATTTCTTTTACCTCCTAATTTTAGTAAATGACTTGGTTACCTTTAACAGATAATAGAGAAAACCCCAAAAAGGGCAGAATGACTGATACTTGTTATGTAAATTGTAGAGAAGATTGTGAAAGACTCTGAAACAGTAGATGTCCCAACTAACTCACCCATCCAGGTATCACTGTCTTTGACTCACTATTTTACAACTCTGAAGTGATAGAAGGTAAGTTGCTAAAACCTGATAGTAATGCAAATAATTCCCGCcaacagaaatgcaaattgtTGTCCAGTGAAATGCAATCAATTATCACCCTGGATATTGACCAGTTTTGAATTCATTTGTAAGTTCACTTCAGTATTCCTTGCTCTGACTATAAATGAGTACtttgagttctccattaaactgGCTGTAATATCTTACTGGTTTTCCTCactaataaatgagttaaataaaatctctGAAACACGTTCATTTCATATCTCTGTAAAGGTCATGATTAtatctccttttaaaatgtatccttTAAAAAGGCTGTGTTTTTAATATCCTAATGTAAAATAGCCTAAAATGCTTCACAAATGGGAATATGATATAATCATGGCAGTATCTGCCTACAAATGATTAGCATGTTACCCACTgccattcttccattcttcatTCAGATATATTAAGTAGAAGATAATGTTCACtgtagacgggcgtggtggctcacgcctgtaatcccagcactttgggaagccaaggtgggtggatcaccaggtcagcagttcgagaccagcctggccaacatggtgaaaccctgtctctactaaaaatacaaaaattagccgggcgcggtggtgcgtgcctgtaatcccagctactcaggagacgaAGGCAGGATCCAGCcttagcttgaacccgggaggcagaggttgcagtgagccgagatcataccactgcattctggcctacgcgacagagcaagacagtgtctcaaaatttaaaaagaaaaaaaaaatcactatataTTCAAAGCAACAGcccattaaaaattattcttgggTTAGAACTGTGTTGACGTGGCttatactttaaataaaataaaatgagcttctgaacttaaatttaaaaatcaatttaaagatTAAACTTTTTGAGGTCAAAGTCTCACCCATACAAGGAGTATATTCTGTCAAATAAAAGTGACAAATGCTTACGGAGCAAGGTTCTCTAGGGGCCGGGGATTGACGGGGTAGGCACTAGGGAAACAAGGATGAACACAAtgcagtccctgccctcaagaagctcctCAGCTCCTCTGAACAAATGTCACCAGGACGCTGAGAAGGGAGAAGCTGATTCTCTCTGGCACCACAGGTAGGTCAGCCTGGGTTGGAAGTGTGAGGAGGGTCCCACCAGGCAGGGAAGATGCTCTTAGTGAGCACAGGCCCAGAGCTGTGAAAGAGCAAAAAGCCTCAAGGATGCTGAAGTCACCTGGCTGCTTAGGGAAATGGATCTCTACCCTGCTATGCATCAGATCATAGGGGACTTTATCAAAAATGCAGCTGCCTGGGCCCTCCCCAGGCTTCATATATACGGCTAGAGGTGAGATCCACCAAGGCCAGGGTAGTGTTCGGAACTGAGAAAGGGGACTGGAGGTGAGGCAGAAAAGTCATCTACGAAGGGACCTGGAAGGCCCCAGAAGGCTCTAGATTTTAACCtataaaccaagaaaaaaatcaccatgGTTTTGAGGCCCAGGAGTGAGGTGGCAGAGTGGTGTTCTAGAAAGagctgcagagagagagaagagagagagcagCTTGGACAGTGAGAATAAAGCAGGGAAAAGTGACCTATAAGGAGGAGACAGCCAAGCCCACAGGAAAGAAGATGGGAGTTGCTTCCAGCCCATTCCACAGACCAGCTACCTAATGCTTAGGAAAATGTTAGCTTCATAAGTCATGAAATTCGAAATTAACAAATGCAAAATTGAGCTGCCATTCCACAGTAACAGACTCATAAATACAAAACTTAAGTGATTTTGAAAGTGCATTAAGAAGCAAATCAACAATTATAATTGGCCAAAATGTCACATACCAAAAATTTCTCAGTGGCTTCTTGTCCAACAGCATGACAAATATCACCAAAATTTGCAGCACAAACCttaaaaaggcaaaagacatATCCATtattcttatctttctttttgtcttaacaaaaaacaaagtaaaaacaaagtaaaaactaACAAGCAGGAACCTTGAGAGCAATTACCACTCTAGTCAGGCAGCTATCAAGCCTTTCCCAAGCCCATCGCCCACAGAGCATTATGCCAGGTGCCTCCACTGCATCAAAAACAGAAGATTTGCAATAAGGTGCCAAATTCTAGGATTTTCTGGCTCCTAATTGATCTTGATACAGAAGGCATGTTAGCAATAAGGCAAAAGAGGCCCCTTAACATTCCCTGCATGGCAAAGGAGACCTGCTGTCCTGCCTGTGTATCATGAACAGAGACCAGAGGGGTGATGGCCAGACAGCAAGGTGCAGGATGAGGCTGTTTAGGGAGGGATAGTAACAGACTTCAAAAGGAAGAATTTGACAACCAAATGACAAGTGACTAAATGGGAATTTGGGGTTGGAAGGTATAGCAAAGATAAGAAGGTTCTGGATCAAATCACCACAGATGATCAAAGACCTTGCAAGCCTGAGCATCTAACCATAAACGAGCAAGGTCCCCTGACTCTCACCTGTGTCTGAGAGGAACAGGTCTACCCACACATACTCTTATCTCCAGGTCTCTGCATTTCCTAACTGCAGTAAACACTGGCAACACTGTTCAGACATTTTCCTTACAGAGTTCACACAGGACACATTTTTCCCCCAGACTATGTCTACTGAAGAAGTCCAAAAACTTTACAGAAACCCATTTTGAACTTTCAACTTTAAGAGTTTTGGAATTCTTACATTCCTACCTTCCGAACTTGAAAAAGCTTCCCATCACCACACAGTTCACAGAATCGGGGGAGTAGCAGGCGTTCAACTGTACTCTTACTCAGCATGGAAGCCATTTTGCAGAttatctattaattaaaaaaaaaaaaaaatcaaatcatttaAAATGCCAAAGCATTTAAGTCACATATAGCATTAAAGATATATTCCAAAAgccaatattcaaaatattcccAACATAcctaagaaggaaaaataaaaaacaccttCTTTTGAGTTTTGTCAACTTATAAGATCAACAGAAGGCCCAACATTTCCCCAGTTTGACTCAGATAACTGTTTGACTCAGATAACTGTTTGTCTGAAGCTCAAGAGTTACCATCTGCCAGGTCCCCACCTTGTAcccaacacacaaacaaacaatatGTATGTGCTTTGGCCTATTTTACCTTCCCAAGAATCCTATGACATGGGTATTCTTTACCCTCATGTTTCCAGACGGGGAAATGCTGCGAGAGGTTAAATAGCATGACTAAACAGAAACAGTGGAGAGGTGAGACATCCAGTGACAGCAGGACATGGTAAGCACTGGAAAATGATCATATTCCAGAGAAACTAAAAAGCAGAcccttacaagaaaaaaaaaatgattaaattttgCATTTGTGCTGCTTTTGGCCTGAGGGTACTTCCCGTTCTACATGGCTATGCAGGGTAGCTAGACCTCAAGCAAAAGCAACAggtagaagtcctagccagagcaatgagacaagagaaagaaaagaaggcacctcaaccagaaaaaagaaactacctctgcttgctgatgatatgatctcatacctagaaaaccctagactcctccaaaagactcctagatttgataaatgaatttagtaaagtctTGGGTTACAAAACCAATGTATACAAATTAGTAGCACTGCTTTATACCAACCATGAGCAAGATGAGAATCAATTCAAGAACTTgataactacaaaaaataaaaataaaatgcttatacttaaccaaggaggtaaaagatctctacaaagagaactacaaaaccctgt comes from Macaca fascicularis isolate 582-1 chromosome 10, T2T-MFA8v1.1 and encodes:
- the LOC102139221 gene encoding serine/threonine-protein phosphatase 4 regulatory subunit 1-like isoform X12, which gives rise to MQVRKSSQEVLLILLEQDLIFQHDIENKVCPILLQLSAPDSDDEYKAEAVSIICKMASMLSKSTVERLLLPRFCELCGDGKLFQVRKVCAANFGDICHAVGQEATEKFLIPKFFELCSDAVWGMRKACAECFTAVSHSSSPGVRRTQLSPLFIRLVSDPCRWVRQAAFQSLGPFISTFANPSRAGLYLREDGTLSIRPLTQDFDSGFASGSPAPSSGVNTSPASLTSSAKPVQREPELPVEGTSAKTSNFPHMGSSPDGPAENPVESCVSAGAELTGLSPETSAFSKLSDNSDFPISSYPGSDSWACPGNSEDVFSHFLYWRTPLPDISKDLELLLSEAGPQEDYCSRPGVVHNNCVARSEIQKVLDSLQEHLMNDPDVQAQVQVLSAALRAAQLDSVNEPESKPTAGLNEVSISDPSSASDNQITLSASSSQNELFVARILQSTDPGEPRNGTRDHLEADQRRDPTLLEENKSKLQDIIPQPLLDQYVSMTDPARAQTVDTDIAKHCAYSLPGVALTLGRQNWHCLKDTYETLASDVQWKVRRTLAFSIHELAVILGDQLTAADLVPIFNGFLKDLDEVRIGVLKHLYDFLKLLHEDKRRDYLYQLQEFVVTDNSRNWRFRYELAEQLILILELYSPSDVYDYLMHIALKLCADQVSEVRWISFKLVVAILQKFYSNSESALGLHFINELIIRFRHCSKWVGRQAFAFICQAVVSKECVPVDQFVEHLLPSLLSLASDPVPNVRVLLAKALRQMLLAKAYFRNAGNPHLEVIEETILALQSDRDQDVSFFAALEPKRRNIIDTAVLEKQN
- the LOC102139221 gene encoding serine/threonine-protein phosphatase 4 regulatory subunit 1-like isoform X14, whose translation is MQVRKSSQEVLLILLEQDLIFQHDIENKVCPILLQLSAPDSDDEYKAEAVSIICKMASMLSKSTVERLLLPRFCELCGDGKLFQVRKVCAANFGDICHAVGQEATEKFLIPKFFELCSDAVWGMRKACAECFTAVSHSSSPGVRRTQLSPLFIRLVSDPCRWVRQAAFQSLGPFISTFANPSRAGLYLREDGTLSIRPLTQDFDSGFASGSPAPSSGVNTSPASLTSSAKPVQREPELPVEGTSAKTSNFPHMGSSPDGPAENPVESCVSAGAELTGLSPETSAFSKLSDNSDFPISSYPGSDSWACPGNSEDVFSHFLYWRTPLPDISKDLELLLSEAGPQEDYCSRPGVVHNNCVARSEIQKVLDSLQEHLMNDPDVQDPSSASDNQITLSASSSQNELFVARILQSTDPGEPRNGTRDHLEADQRRDPTLLEENKSKLQDIIPQPLLDQYVSMTDPARAQTVDTDIAKHCAYSLPGVALTLGRQNWHCLKDTYETLASDVQWKVRRTLAFSIHELAVILGDQLTAADLVPIFNGFLKDLDEVRIGVLKHLYDFLKLLHEDKRRDYLYQLQEFVVTDNSRNWRFRYELAEQLILILELYSPSDVYDYLMHIALKLCADQVSEVRWISFKLVVAILQKFYSNSESALGLHFINELIIRFRHCSKWVGRQAFAFICQAVVSKECVPVDQFVEHLLPSLLSLASDPVPNVRVLLAKALRQMLLAKAYFRNAGNPHLEVIEETILALQSDRDQDVSFFAALEPKRRNIIDTAVLEKQN
- the LOC102139221 gene encoding serine/threonine-protein phosphatase 4 regulatory subunit 1-like isoform X10, whose translation is MQVRKSSQEVLLILLEQDLIFQHDIENKVCPILLQLSAPDSDDEYKAEAVSIICKMASMLSKSTVERLLLPRFCELCGDGKLFQVRKVCAANFGDICHAVGQEATEKFLIPKFFELCSDAVWGMRKACAECFTAVSHSSSPGVRRTQLSPLFIRLVSDPCRWVRQAAFQSLGPFISTFANPSRAGLYLREDGTLSIRPLTQDFDSGFASGSPAPSSGVNTSPASLTSSAKPVQREPELPVEGTSAKTSNFPHMGSSPDGPAENPVESCVSAGAELTGLSPETSAFSKLSDNSDFPISSYPGSDSWACPGNSEDVFSHFLYWRTPLPDISKDLELLLSEAGPQEDYCSRPGVVHNNCVARSEIQKVLDSLQEHLMNDPDVQERYVKYVIFTVQRISNCHTLDRKNRQPLGLAQVQVLSAALRAAQLDSVNEPESKPTAGLNEVSISDPSSASDNQITLSASSSQNELFVARILQSTDPGEPRNGTRDHLEADQRRDPTLLEENKSKLQDIIPQPLLDQYVSMTDPARAQTVDTDIAKHCAYSLPGVALTLGRQNWHCLKDTYETLASDVQWKVRRTLAFSIHELAVILGDQLTAADLVPIFNGFLKDLDEVRIGVLKHLYDFLKLLHEDKRRDYLYQLQEFVVTDNSRNWRFRYELAEQLILILELYSPSDVYDYLMHIALKLCADQVSEVRWISFKLVVAILQKFYSNSESALGLHFINELIIRFRHCSKWVGRQAFAFICQAVVSKECVPVDQFVEHLLPSLLSLASDPVPNVRVLLAKALRQMLLAKAYFRNAGNPHLEVIEETILALQSDRDQDVSFFAALEPKRRNIIDTAVLEKQN